One Erysipelothrix amsterdamensis DNA window includes the following coding sequences:
- a CDS encoding DUF1542 domain-containing protein has protein sequence MKYAKIVINRVFMILIVLGLMISSFSKNGFYTVSANEQEELFPFRGNKLQNPYLRYGPSDTSIPNWVISSTNNILSGEKRGTISKTSKNGFRDIGRTNYLVGSENNTDTSTFKSKSYRTSESSSNAAAAFMLFGQTMKLQANREYYFRAEIKSSNGNNDGVLNIYPGDRTSGPNVLASQKYSVGNKMMIVSLPFTPTGDGNVTVSLRHFANAKQDTHLEIHRMGFFLKDDYLIQEEAHALFNDSEFKELVGKDTAEIQKNIDAIRSKITASDNPYAEDVKEYVNGLLNKAQTLLDQAKSIETSIKDTYENFDEKVLKEDVTQDTIDELKNRIEEVSSPGLKEKLTNDLKEVERVYDLQELKPVLKEELEKKANDAIKEIEDLKNVPESEKQEKIEEIQKELESGKKAIDEAKTREDATDAKDTSSGNIDKIMSDVSLVDRKNESKSDLDQKAEDAKKEIDALPNLTEDEKQKAKDEIDQQTENGKDAIDQSTTPKDVEDAKNTTDTAVKETVDQSALQDAKNKAKKDLEAKADETKKAIDALPGISQEAKDRAKGEIENALNKGLESVESGESVDVINQAVTDTKTEMDAIKDAIIKENDDSINALINDKKASLNAEAEKAKETIDKLENVSQTEKDDAKKAIDKAVTEASNQLDQATTPSDIDSIYNQGKGNIDKVVIKTELADAKIDAINALQKKSEAVRESINSMESLTDDEKNAANNEINQTLEQSIQRINQTQDVHVLPENLQIGMDELDALLVKYEQINSDNFNNVKENLKTELDQKAEDAKKEIDALPNLTEDEKQKAKDEIDQQTKDGKDAIDQSTTPKDVEDAKNTTDTAVKETVDQSALQDAKNKAKKDLEAKADETKKAIDALPGISQEAKDKAKGEIDDALNKGIENIASGKTVEDVNKAVSETQTEMDAIKDALTKENFESIEKLKDDKKASLNAEAEKAKEAIDQLENLSQSDKEKAKKVIDKTVNDAASKLDKATTPSDIDSIYNQGKDDIGKVVVKAELYDAKIKAIADLNAKAEEVRKQIADKPALTDQQRKEANDEINQTLANATKRIEDTTVITDVPENLKTGIDELDAIEKNYEAKNTSNLDKKKEDSKSELDQKAEDAKKKIDSLPNLTDDEKQKAKDDIDQKNQESKDAIDQSNDPKEIDNVIDTTDKGINDIVEDNKLLDTKNKAKDDLDKNAEDAKKEIDALPNLTEDEKQKAKDEIDQQTKDGKDAIDQSTTPKDVEDAKNTTDTAVKETVDQSALQDAKNKAKKDLEAKADETKKAIDALPGISQEAKDKAKAVIDSILNKGYESIDSSHYLYEIERYVQNSIKDMHKVLESLNKKDGDLGPLGVNDSHTPTIGALIAIFGLTFTLFDRKKYFLEK, from the coding sequence ATGAAATATGCCAAAATCGTTATCAATCGAGTATTTATGATTTTAATCGTATTAGGACTTATGATTTCAAGTTTTTCAAAGAACGGATTCTATACAGTTTCAGCAAATGAACAGGAAGAACTGTTTCCTTTTAGAGGGAATAAACTTCAAAATCCTTATTTGAGATATGGCCCAAGTGATACATCCATACCAAATTGGGTTATCAGTTCGACAAATAATATACTTTCTGGTGAAAAAAGAGGTACAATAAGCAAAACCTCAAAAAATGGATTTCGGGACATTGGTAGGACTAACTATCTTGTTGGGTCTGAAAATAATACGGATACATCCACGTTTAAATCTAAATCATATAGAACATCAGAATCATCATCAAATGCAGCCGCCGCATTTATGTTGTTTGGACAGACCATGAAACTACAAGCTAACCGTGAGTATTATTTTAGAGCGGAAATAAAAAGTTCTAATGGTAATAATGACGGGGTTTTAAATATATATCCTGGCGATCGAACCTCGGGTCCAAATGTACTTGCTTCGCAAAAATACAGTGTTGGTAATAAGATGATGATTGTGAGTCTTCCTTTTACACCAACAGGCGATGGAAATGTCACGGTTTCGTTACGTCATTTTGCAAACGCAAAGCAAGATACACATTTAGAAATACATCGTATGGGATTTTTCCTGAAGGATGATTATTTAATTCAAGAAGAAGCTCATGCATTGTTTAATGACAGTGAATTTAAAGAACTTGTCGGTAAAGATACTGCTGAGATACAAAAAAACATTGATGCAATTCGTTCTAAGATTACAGCGTCAGACAATCCATATGCCGAAGATGTCAAAGAATATGTAAATGGATTACTTAATAAAGCACAAACATTGTTAGATCAAGCTAAAAGTATCGAAACGTCGATTAAGGATACTTACGAAAATTTTGATGAAAAGGTTTTAAAAGAAGACGTAACTCAAGATACAATTGACGAACTCAAAAATAGAATTGAAGAAGTTTCAAGTCCAGGACTTAAAGAGAAACTAACCAATGATTTAAAGGAAGTTGAACGTGTTTATGATTTACAAGAGCTAAAACCAGTTCTAAAAGAAGAACTTGAAAAGAAAGCAAACGACGCAATCAAAGAAATTGAAGACTTAAAAAATGTACCAGAGTCTGAAAAGCAAGAAAAAATTGAAGAAATTCAAAAAGAATTAGAGAGTGGTAAGAAGGCCATCGATGAGGCGAAAACGCGAGAAGATGCTACGGATGCAAAGGATACTTCATCAGGAAATATTGATAAAATTATGAGCGATGTAAGCCTTGTCGATCGTAAAAACGAATCAAAATCGGATCTCGATCAAAAAGCTGAAGATGCTAAGAAAGAAATTGATGCGTTACCAAACTTAACAGAAGATGAAAAGCAAAAAGCTAAAGATGAGATTGATCAACAAACAGAAAATGGTAAAGATGCAATTGATCAAAGTACGACACCCAAAGATGTTGAAGATGCAAAAAATACGACCGATACCGCGGTGAAAGAAACTGTTGATCAAAGTGCCTTACAGGATGCTAAAAATAAAGCGAAAAAAGATTTAGAAGCGAAAGCAGATGAAACGAAAAAAGCGATTGATGCACTCCCTGGAATTTCCCAAGAGGCTAAAGATAGAGCGAAAGGTGAAATTGAAAATGCGTTGAATAAAGGGCTTGAATCGGTAGAATCCGGTGAATCGGTGGATGTTATTAATCAAGCAGTAACGGATACAAAAACGGAGATGGATGCAATAAAAGATGCAATCATTAAAGAAAACGATGATTCCATTAATGCACTAATCAATGATAAAAAAGCCAGCCTAAACGCTGAAGCAGAGAAGGCGAAAGAAACAATCGATAAACTTGAAAATGTATCACAAACTGAAAAAGATGACGCGAAGAAAGCCATAGATAAAGCGGTCACAGAAGCTTCAAATCAACTAGATCAAGCAACAACACCATCAGATATTGACTCGATTTATAACCAAGGAAAAGGTAATATCGATAAAGTTGTTATAAAAACAGAACTTGCTGATGCTAAAATTGATGCAATTAATGCATTACAGAAGAAATCTGAAGCAGTGCGCGAGTCGATTAATTCGATGGAATCATTAACAGATGATGAAAAAAATGCTGCAAATAATGAAATAAATCAAACGTTAGAACAATCGATACAACGTATTAATCAAACTCAAGATGTTCATGTTTTACCTGAAAATCTACAAATAGGTATGGACGAGCTTGATGCGCTTTTGGTCAAGTATGAACAAATAAATTCTGATAATTTTAATAATGTAAAAGAAAATTTAAAAACAGAACTTGATCAAAAAGCTGAAGATGCTAAGAAAGAAATTGATGCGTTACCAAACTTAACAGAAGATGAAAAGCAAAAAGCTAAAGATGAGATTGATCAACAAACAAAAGATGGTAAAGATGCAATTGATCAAAGTACGACACCCAAAGATGTTGAAGATGCAAAAAATACGACCGATACCGCGGTGAAAGAAACTGTTGATCAAAGTGCCTTACAGGATGCTAAAAATAAAGCGAAAAAAGATTTAGAAGCGAAAGCAGATGAAACGAAAAAGGCGATTGATGCACTCCCTGGCATTTCCCAAGAGGCCAAAGATAAAGCTAAAGGTGAAATTGATGACGCTCTAAATAAAGGAATTGAAAATATTGCGTCGGGTAAGACTGTAGAAGATGTTAATAAAGCGGTTTCCGAAACACAAACGGAGATGGACGCAATTAAAGATGCCCTCACTAAAGAGAATTTCGAGTCGATTGAAAAACTTAAGGATGATAAAAAAGCAAGTTTAAATGCTGAAGCTGAAAAAGCGAAAGAAGCAATCGATCAACTTGAAAACTTATCACAATCTGACAAAGAAAAAGCGAAGAAAGTGATCGATAAAACAGTTAATGATGCTGCAAGCAAACTTGATAAAGCAACAACACCTTCAGATATTGACTCGATTTATAATCAAGGCAAAGATGATATTGGTAAAGTTGTGGTAAAAGCAGAACTTTATGATGCGAAAATTAAAGCTATTGCAGATTTAAACGCTAAAGCAGAAGAAGTTCGCAAACAAATTGCTGATAAACCAGCACTGACCGATCAACAACGCAAAGAAGCAAATGATGAAATTAATCAAACACTTGCTAATGCAACTAAGCGTATTGAAGATACAACAGTGATTACCGATGTTCCTGAAAACTTAAAAACAGGAATTGACGAATTGGATGCAATTGAAAAGAACTATGAAGCGAAAAACACAAGCAATTTAGATAAGAAAAAAGAAGATTCTAAATCGGAACTTGATCAAAAAGCTGAAGATGCTAAGAAAAAAATCGATTCCTTACCAAACTTAACGGATGATGAAAAGCAAAAAGCCAAAGATGATATTGATCAAAAAAATCAAGAGAGTAAAGATGCGATTGATCAGTCAAACGATCCAAAAGAAATTGATAACGTGATTGATACAACGGATAAAGGCATCAACGATATTGTTGAGGATAACAAACTTCTTGATACCAAGAATAAAGCCAAAGATGATCTCGATAAAAATGCTGAAGATGCTAAGAAAGAAATTGATGCGTTACCAAACTTAACAGAAGATGAAAAGCAAAAAGCTAAAGATGAGATTGATCAACAAACAAAAGATGGTAAAGATGCAATTGATCAAAGTACGACACCCAAAGATGTTGAAGATGCAAAAAACACAACCGATACCGCGGTGAAAGAAACTGTTGATCAAAGTGCCTTACAGGATGCTAAAAATAAAGCGAAAAAAGATTTAGAAGCGAAAGCAGATGAAACGAAAAAGGCGATTGATGCACTCCCTGGCATTTCCCAAGAGGCCAAAGATAAAGCCAAGGCAGTGATTGACTCAATTCTCAATAAAGGCTACGAAAGTATAGATTCCAGTCATTATCTTTATGAAATCGAACGATATGTTCAGAATTCAATAAAAGATATGCATAAGGTGCTTGAATCACTAAATAAAAAAGATGGTGATCTCGGACCTTTAGGTGTAAATGATTCCCATACACCTACTATAGGAGCTCTAATAGCTATATTTGGTCTGACTTTCACTTTATTTGATCGAAAAAAGTATTTTTTAGAAAAATAA
- a CDS encoding LysR family transcriptional regulator, which yields MEIRELKYFIAVIEAGSFTAAAKTLHMTQPALSWNIKQLEAKLETQLIERTQTGVSVTESGQVFYDGAKDVVAHLNRLDRLMKSEAQRIRRKIRFGLTILSSINYMDQFQGYVGKYPQVELNFVQRGSKEIQDMLIQDKLDAALISEPIYYSKLEENAKRLEGYYYDVAVVVAKDHPLANREHLTLRDIMTESFALVSDAYAIGQEVPRRCKELGFIPAINYRNDNWEVVLEHVAAYGSVTILPVDLQHIIARDDVEWIELDDEISRFHLQLVINYDKTNVDEYAIFQNLYEELMVNH from the coding sequence ATGGAAATTAGAGAGTTGAAATACTTTATTGCTGTTATTGAAGCAGGCAGTTTTACTGCTGCCGCTAAAACGTTACACATGACGCAACCTGCTCTCAGTTGGAACATCAAACAACTTGAGGCGAAACTTGAAACGCAACTCATTGAGCGTACTCAAACGGGCGTCAGTGTAACAGAAAGTGGGCAAGTGTTTTACGATGGTGCGAAAGATGTTGTTGCACATCTAAATCGCTTGGATCGATTAATGAAGTCTGAAGCACAACGCATCCGCCGTAAAATTCGATTTGGACTTACCATTCTTTCTTCCATTAACTATATGGATCAATTCCAAGGATATGTCGGCAAATATCCACAAGTAGAATTAAATTTTGTGCAACGTGGTTCTAAGGAAATTCAAGACATGCTCATCCAAGATAAACTGGATGCGGCCTTAATTTCTGAACCCATTTATTACTCAAAACTTGAAGAGAATGCAAAACGATTAGAGGGGTATTATTATGATGTTGCGGTGGTGGTTGCTAAAGATCATCCACTCGCTAATCGCGAACATTTAACCCTTCGAGATATCATGACTGAATCCTTTGCTTTGGTATCGGATGCTTATGCAATAGGTCAAGAAGTACCACGACGTTGTAAAGAATTAGGATTTATACCGGCAATAAATTATCGTAATGACAACTGGGAAGTTGTATTGGAACATGTCGCTGCATATGGTTCCGTGACAATTCTTCCTGTAGATCTCCAACACATCATTGCACGAGATGATGTGGAATGGATTGAGTTGGATGATGAAATCAGTCGTTTTCATCTTCAACTTGTAATTAATTACGATAAAACAAACGTGGATGAGTATGCAATATTTCAAAATTTATATGAAGAACTCATGGTGAATCATTAA
- the buk gene encoding butyrate kinase produces MYILAINPGASSTKFALFNDEEELMRDDLKIPLEKVEGYHKLEDQLEDRYASIYDALVEHGFDPKKIEIAVGRGGILPPVEAGAIAVTDTLIDYLLHKAEVIHPANLGASIAQKFVDQAENCTAYIYDPISVDQMDPIARISGLKGIERKSIGHMLNSRAVAIEHAKSLQTPYNKLNMIVVHAGSGITVTAHKQGRMIDLVGDDEGAFSPERSGGLPLRPFTNLCYNNDKEAVTKLTRHQGGLISYFETNDVRTVEAMIEEGHDEAALVLEAMAYQIAKSIGTLSTVLKGNVDCIVISGGFARSNRIMNWIEERVSFIAPVAIYPGEFELEALASGGLRAFHKLETTHYFE; encoded by the coding sequence ATGTATATTCTAGCCATCAATCCTGGAGCCAGCTCAACAAAATTCGCGTTATTTAATGACGAAGAAGAATTAATGCGTGATGACCTAAAAATACCTTTAGAAAAAGTAGAAGGTTATCACAAATTAGAGGATCAATTGGAAGATCGTTATGCTTCAATTTATGATGCATTGGTTGAACATGGTTTTGATCCTAAAAAAATAGAAATTGCAGTGGGTCGTGGTGGTATTTTACCACCCGTTGAAGCTGGAGCAATTGCAGTTACTGACACACTCATTGATTATCTCTTACATAAAGCTGAAGTCATTCACCCCGCAAACTTAGGTGCTTCGATCGCTCAGAAATTTGTAGATCAAGCAGAAAACTGTACGGCGTATATTTACGATCCGATCTCCGTCGATCAAATGGATCCAATTGCCCGTATCTCTGGGTTAAAGGGTATTGAACGTAAAAGCATTGGACACATGTTAAATTCGCGTGCTGTTGCCATAGAACACGCGAAATCCCTTCAAACTCCTTATAACAAACTCAACATGATTGTTGTCCATGCTGGAAGTGGTATTACTGTCACAGCACATAAACAGGGTCGTATGATTGATCTTGTTGGTGATGATGAAGGTGCCTTTTCACCGGAACGAAGTGGTGGTTTACCTTTACGTCCTTTTACGAATCTATGCTATAATAATGACAAGGAAGCGGTTACAAAACTAACCCGTCATCAAGGTGGTCTCATCTCATATTTTGAGACCAATGATGTCCGAACTGTCGAAGCAATGATTGAAGAGGGTCATGATGAAGCAGCGCTCGTTTTAGAAGCAATGGCTTATCAAATTGCGAAAAGTATTGGTACATTGAGTACTGTGCTTAAAGGTAATGTTGATTGTATCGTGATCAGTGGGGGATTTGCACGTTCGAATCGCATAATGAATTGGATTGAAGAACGTGTATCGTTTATTGCACCGGTTGCGATATATCCGGGAGAATTTGAACTCGAAGCACTTGCTTCAGGAGGATTAAGAGCATTTCATAAACTCGAAACCACTCATTATTTCGAATAG
- a CDS encoding phosphate acyltransferase, whose product MKNFVELEARLVRERMTQKRLALVCADEVNTLEAVINMEERGYIKPILLGNKEAIQDVIRENNLAVNYEIIHCDKPREAAQKAVALAKAGEVDLIMKGLIQTSDLLSAVVKRETGIREQKVLSHVALVEIPFKETMYIMSDGGMIPTPNFDQKVGIIENSIQLAHALGIEEPKVALLDAAEHTNPHIQSSVDSETLSQREWEHAIVEGPISLDLAVSKHAAEIKKWNGHIQGDAKILIAPDIISGNILGKVGTLFTDGKMAGVIQGAKVPIVLTSRGSNRDEKINSILLACSIAKGDL is encoded by the coding sequence ATGAAAAATTTTGTAGAATTGGAGGCACGTTTAGTACGAGAACGCATGACGCAAAAGCGTCTTGCGCTTGTATGTGCGGATGAAGTGAATACACTTGAAGCAGTCATCAATATGGAAGAACGTGGGTATATCAAACCAATTCTTCTGGGAAACAAAGAAGCAATTCAAGACGTAATTCGTGAAAACAATCTTGCGGTGAATTATGAAATTATTCATTGTGACAAGCCTCGTGAAGCCGCTCAAAAAGCAGTTGCACTTGCGAAAGCAGGAGAAGTTGATCTAATCATGAAAGGGTTAATTCAAACCAGTGATTTATTATCCGCAGTCGTGAAACGTGAAACAGGCATTCGTGAACAGAAAGTCTTGTCCCATGTTGCGCTTGTGGAAATCCCATTCAAAGAAACAATGTATATTATGAGTGATGGAGGCATGATTCCTACGCCTAATTTTGATCAAAAGGTAGGGATTATCGAAAACAGTATTCAACTTGCTCATGCTTTAGGGATTGAAGAGCCAAAAGTGGCCTTATTAGACGCTGCAGAACATACCAATCCTCACATTCAATCCTCCGTTGATTCAGAAACCTTAAGTCAGCGAGAGTGGGAACATGCAATTGTCGAAGGACCAATATCTTTAGATCTTGCAGTATCGAAACATGCAGCAGAGATTAAAAAATGGAATGGTCATATCCAAGGTGATGCCAAAATTCTAATTGCTCCAGATATTATCAGTGGAAATATTTTGGGGAAAGTTGGAACACTGTTCACCGATGGCAAGATGGCGGGTGTAATTCAAGGTGCGAAAGTACCAATAGTCCTTACATCTCGCGGTTCAAATCGTGATGAAAAAATCAACTCAATCTTACTTGCATGTTCGATTGCGAAAGGAGACTTATAA
- a CDS encoding PTS transporter subunit IIC, with protein sequence MKKIFDKGFGMKVLNGVAIGSVVVLIPGALLNEIFKALLPIFPQGQFVLTATSFGMILMGVVIGVAVSMMFKFTPIQTASVGMATAFASGGWKLAEDGTFMLKGIGDIINMALTATFAVILILAVADKFKAYAMLLTPTLVLIVAGGLGMITLPYVQMITGAMAHLISNLLQLQPLLMSILVSMIFAMMIVSPLSTVGIALAVNLSGVGSAAANVGICAAAFGLAITGWKSNELGTKIALMLGSPKMAMPNVMKKPKIMIPVLCNAALSAIVVVLLNQQGTPMSAGFGISGLIGPINAINLAGGWTLGNIINAVLAFMVMPIGLAIVFRKVFTEVKPIVAVDDYHIEVQ encoded by the coding sequence ATGAAAAAAATATTTGATAAAGGATTTGGAATGAAAGTACTGAATGGGGTGGCGATAGGTTCGGTTGTAGTTTTGATTCCTGGTGCCTTGCTTAATGAAATCTTTAAAGCGCTCTTACCCATTTTTCCACAAGGTCAATTTGTTTTAACGGCAACATCTTTCGGAATGATTCTCATGGGTGTTGTAATTGGTGTGGCTGTTTCGATGATGTTTAAGTTTACACCGATTCAAACCGCATCCGTAGGAATGGCAACCGCATTTGCCTCCGGTGGATGGAAACTTGCGGAAGATGGAACGTTTATGCTTAAAGGCATTGGTGACATCATTAATATGGCTCTTACTGCTACGTTTGCGGTTATCTTAATTCTTGCGGTTGCAGACAAATTTAAAGCTTATGCCATGTTATTAACACCAACTTTAGTATTAATTGTTGCGGGTGGTTTGGGAATGATTACACTCCCATATGTTCAAATGATTACAGGTGCAATGGCACACTTGATCAGTAACCTTCTTCAGCTACAACCACTTCTCATGTCGATACTTGTATCTATGATCTTTGCGATGATGATTGTTTCCCCACTCTCTACAGTTGGGATTGCGCTCGCAGTTAACTTATCCGGTGTTGGATCAGCAGCAGCTAATGTGGGAATTTGTGCAGCTGCATTTGGTCTTGCGATTACAGGTTGGAAATCAAATGAACTTGGAACAAAAATTGCTTTAATGTTAGGTTCACCTAAAATGGCGATGCCTAATGTTATGAAAAAACCAAAAATTATGATTCCTGTTCTATGTAATGCGGCACTAAGTGCTATTGTGGTTGTTTTACTTAATCAACAAGGTACGCCCATGTCAGCGGGATTTGGGATTAGTGGACTGATTGGACCCATCAATGCAATTAACCTTGCTGGTGGCTGGACTTTAGGGAATATCATCAATGCAGTTCTTGCCTTTATGGTAATGCCGATTGGTCTTGCGATTGTATTCAGAAAAGTCTTTACTGAAGTGAAGCCGATTGTAGCGGTGGATGATTATCATATTGAGGTACAATAA
- the lpdA gene encoding dihydrolipoyl dehydrogenase gives MVVGDFAKQADVIVIGSGPGGYVAAIRAAQLGKKVTIIERDEIGGACLNVGCIPSKAMIHASSEYAKTQTNTPFGLSYGKTSFDMKQAKAWKDKEVVKTLTSGIGALLKKNKIEIVKGEAHFMSEDKIRVVDDMDVQTFSFKDVIIATGSRPIEIPGFKFGKRILDSTGALNLEVVPKSLTIVGGGYIGCELAGVFANLGTEVTILEGAPNILPLFEKDLSAYVVDNFKQKNVTIHTNVKAESAKVENDMVTVTYSQEGKSVTHQSEYVLVTVGRRPNTDDLGLEYAGVTVGQRGLIEVNDQGLTNVAHIYAIGDIIPGPALAHKASYEAKVVAEVIAGKTAGFDYTVIPSVSYTHPEIAVVGMNAVEAKDQGIQAKAFKFPYAANGRALSMDDTQGFVRLTVETETGFILGAEIVGAQASELLAELTMAIESQLTVEDVSLIIHTHPSLSEMIMDTAELALGSPIHL, from the coding sequence ATGGTAGTTGGAGATTTCGCAAAACAAGCAGATGTCATTGTAATCGGAAGTGGACCGGGTGGCTATGTCGCAGCCATCCGTGCTGCTCAACTTGGAAAAAAAGTTACCATCATCGAACGTGATGAAATCGGTGGCGCATGTCTTAATGTTGGATGTATTCCTTCAAAAGCTATGATTCATGCAAGCAGTGAATATGCAAAAACACAAACAAATACACCATTTGGTTTAAGCTATGGTAAAACAAGTTTTGATATGAAACAAGCAAAAGCTTGGAAAGACAAGGAAGTTGTGAAGACCTTGACTTCAGGCATTGGTGCACTTTTAAAGAAAAACAAAATCGAAATTGTTAAGGGTGAAGCACACTTTATGTCGGAAGATAAAATTCGTGTTGTAGATGACATGGATGTTCAAACATTCTCATTTAAAGATGTGATCATCGCAACTGGAAGTAGACCGATTGAAATACCTGGATTTAAATTTGGTAAACGAATTTTAGATTCTACAGGAGCACTTAACCTCGAAGTTGTACCAAAATCGTTAACCATCGTCGGTGGTGGCTATATTGGTTGTGAACTTGCAGGGGTATTCGCAAACTTGGGTACCGAAGTCACAATTCTTGAAGGTGCGCCAAATATTCTACCGCTTTTTGAGAAAGATTTAAGTGCTTATGTTGTGGATAATTTTAAACAAAAAAATGTAACGATCCATACGAATGTGAAGGCTGAGTCCGCAAAAGTTGAAAATGACATGGTAACAGTCACTTACAGTCAAGAAGGAAAATCAGTTACTCATCAATCTGAATATGTTTTAGTCACCGTTGGACGTCGTCCAAATACGGATGATTTAGGACTTGAGTATGCCGGTGTCACAGTTGGCCAACGTGGACTAATCGAAGTTAATGATCAAGGACTTACAAATGTTGCTCATATCTATGCAATTGGTGATATTATTCCAGGTCCTGCTCTCGCACACAAGGCAAGCTATGAAGCGAAAGTCGTTGCGGAAGTAATCGCAGGAAAAACAGCTGGATTTGACTATACGGTCATTCCATCAGTAAGTTATACCCATCCTGAAATTGCGGTTGTCGGAATGAATGCTGTAGAAGCAAAAGATCAAGGCATTCAAGCGAAAGCTTTCAAATTCCCTTATGCCGCAAATGGTCGTGCGTTATCCATGGATGATACACAAGGATTTGTTCGACTTACTGTAGAGACTGAAACAGGATTTATCCTAGGGGCTGAAATTGTAGGCGCACAAGCAAGTGAATTGCTTGCGGAGCTTACCATGGCAATCGAATCTCAATTAACGGTTGAGGATGTATCGTTAATCATTCATACACATCCTAGTTTATCGGAAATGATAATGGATACTGCAGAATTGGCTCTGGGTTCTCCCATCCATCTCTAG
- a CDS encoding dihydrolipoamide acetyltransferase family protein yields MNYKFNLPDLGEGITESEILLWHVKEGDVIKTDDPLFEVQNDKTTIEVPSPVKGTIKKVLVEAGVVAKVGATLVEIEVDASDLPKDAKQEETPSVEKTEVETKVGPVVSQGKARAIPSVRKYAREKGIDIALVTPTGKHNTVTKEDIDNFTGQASEVATPKVTTPKEVVKAPVQTEGTDGLRREKMTPMRKATMQAMVHSTSSIPRVTVFTNINVSKLVEHRDMYKDYAKAEGARLTYTAYFVKAAVTMLKKYPIFNAMVDAEKGEIIYRDAINIGVATNTDAGLYVPNIKNADTKNLFEISKEIETNARLAQEGKLPMDAMRDGSFTITNVGGMSSDGVYSTPIINAPEVGILGTAKIEMEPYVTEDMTVAIAPFMKLSFTFDHRIIDGVEAQHALDELKKVLSDPNKLVLEG; encoded by the coding sequence ATGAATTATAAATTTAATTTACCCGATCTCGGTGAAGGAATTACCGAAAGTGAAATTTTACTTTGGCATGTAAAAGAAGGGGATGTCATTAAAACTGATGATCCACTCTTTGAAGTTCAAAATGATAAAACTACAATTGAAGTGCCATCTCCTGTTAAGGGAACAATTAAGAAAGTTCTTGTGGAAGCAGGAGTCGTAGCGAAAGTAGGTGCTACGCTTGTGGAAATTGAAGTGGATGCTTCAGATTTACCTAAAGATGCGAAACAAGAAGAAACACCAAGTGTTGAAAAAACGGAAGTGGAAACCAAAGTGGGTCCTGTTGTTAGTCAAGGGAAAGCACGAGCAATTCCATCAGTTCGTAAATATGCACGAGAAAAAGGGATTGATATTGCCCTTGTAACGCCAACAGGAAAACATAATACCGTTACAAAAGAAGATATTGATAACTTTACTGGACAAGCAAGTGAAGTGGCAACGCCAAAAGTCACAACACCAAAAGAAGTTGTGAAAGCTCCGGTACAAACAGAGGGTACAGATGGCTTACGTCGTGAAAAAATGACACCAATGCGTAAAGCAACAATGCAAGCAATGGTTCATTCCACATCATCCATCCCACGTGTTACGGTATTTACCAATATTAATGTATCCAAATTGGTGGAACACCGTGATATGTATAAAGACTATGCGAAAGCAGAAGGTGCACGTTTAACGTATACGGCATATTTTGTGAAAGCAGCCGTAACCATGTTGAAGAAATATCCAATCTTCAATGCGATGGTTGATGCAGAAAAAGGTGAGATCATCTACCGTGATGCAATCAATATCGGTGTCGCAACGAATACTGACGCAGGACTTTATGTACCAAATATTAAAAATGCAGATACAAAAAATCTCTTTGAGATTTCAAAAGAAATTGAAACAAATGCACGTTTAGCTCAAGAAGGAAAACTACCAATGGATGCAATGCGTGATGGTTCATTCACAATCACAAATGTTGGTGGGATGTCATCAGATGGTGTTTACTCAACACCAATTATCAATGCACCTGAAGTGGGAATTTTAGGAACAGCGAAAATTGAAATGGAACCGTATGTTACAGAAGACATGACTGTCGCAATCGCACCATTTATGAAACTATCCTTTACCTTTGATCACCGTATTATCGACGGTGTGGAAGCACAACATGCTTTAGATGAACTTAAAAAAGTTCTAAGCGACCCAAACAAGCTTGTATTGGAGGGGTAA